One Halobacterium wangiae genomic window, AAGTCGGCGGTCGCGTCGACGCGGTAGACCTCGACGTCGACGGCACCGCGAAGGTCGACGGCGACGTTCGCGGGGAGACCGTCGAGGTGGACGGGACGGCGAAGTTCGCGACCAACCTCAGCGCCGACCACCTGGCCGTCGACGGCACGGCGAAGGTTGGGGGCAACCTCGACGGGCACGAGGTCGAGGCCGACGGCACGCTGAAGGTGAGCGGGAGCCTCGTCGCCGCCGACGCACAGATCGACGGGACCGTGAAGGTCGGCGGCGTCACCGACGCCACCACGCTCGCGATAGACGGCACGGGGACGTTCGGCGACGTGAACGCCGACGAGTGCTCGGTCGCGGGGAGCGTCCGCGCCGACAGCGTCTCGGCCCGAACGGTCGACGTCACGGTCGAGGGCCGCTCGACGGTCGGGTCGGTCCGCGCCACGGAGGTCAGCGTGCGCCCAGGGGACGGCTCGCGCTCGCTCGCGAGCAAACTACTCGGCGGGGACGGCGAGCGCGTCTTCGAGGTCGACACCGTCGAAGCGGAGTCCGTCGAACTCGACGCGACGCGCGCGGGGACCGTGGTCGGCGACGTCGTCACGCTCGGACCGGACGCCGAAGTGGACGTCGTGTACACCGACGACCTCGACGCCGCAGACGCGACCGTCGGCGACGTCCGGCCCCGCGAGGAGTACTAGCCGAAGGACGCCTCGTCGGGCGATTCTGCCACCTAGTCACTTGCTATCACGTACATCCGATAACTTAACCGTGGGCCGTTCCTAGAACGGGTGTGAGCGAAGAATCAGGGCGCCGGAACCTCCGGATGCCCAACGGAGACGAGCTTTTCGCCGTCGTGACGGAACACAACGGCGGGAATCACGTACGCGTGCAGTGCGAGGACGGAGAGAACCGAATGGGGCGGATCCCCGGTCGAATGAAGTACCGAACCTGGATCAGCGAGGGCGACGTCGTGCTCGTGGAGCCGTGGGACTGGCAGGACGAGAAGGCCAACATCGAGTGGCGCTACTCCGAGCAGGACGCCGACCAGCTCCGCGACGAAGGCCACATCAACTAGTCCGCCGGGCCACCGGCAGATTCTCTGCGTTCTTTTTCTCGACGAGCGACGGCGCTGTCGCGGCGAGCCCGCACCGACGGCCACAACGCTTACACGGAGGGTTCGCCATCGAACGGCGTTATCAGCCCGTCTAACCCCAGGTACGGGTGGTAAGCTTGCCATTACAAACCAGTAGCCTGCCGTCTACGCGGGCATGCCTGGAAACCGGCGTCCAAGCACGCGAACGACGCGACGCTCGTTCCTCGGAGCCGTGGGACTGACCGCGGCCAGCCTCGGATTCACGTCGCGGTCCACCGCGGCAGCCGACGACCAGTTCGTCCTCGAACAGGGCGACCGATGCGTCCCGCTGACGCCGCTCTCCGGCGCCACGCCCGTCGAGGAGCTCTACCAGTGGGGCCTCGACCAGTACGACTACAGCGCCACTGGACTCGTGGAACTGGAGCGCCCGGAGACGAGCATCTGCTTCCTCTACGACGGCCCGAACGGCCTCAGCCTCGTGCTCGTGCACGACAAGTACGGGGACGAGACCAACGGCGGCTCCGTCACCTTCGAGTTCGCGGGGCTGCCCCTCGACGGCCGGTGGGTCGTCCAGGACGACTTCTACGACGGCGATTCGAACTACGACCGCTGGGCCCGCGACGGCGACACCGCGACCGTCGACTGGACGTGGGGCGACAGTCGCACCGACGGTGGCGTCTTCCGCGGCCTCGGCGGACAGCCAGACCTCGAACTCCGGATCACGCCGTCGTTCAACGCAGCGGCGGCGCTCGACGGCGAGTACTACGACGGCGAGATCACGGACTGGCAGGTGCTCTCCGGCTCACTCGACGCGCCGGACCGGACCTCGCTCGCACTCGACGAACCCGTTGTCATCCGGCGGGGGTCCTGCTCGACCGACGGCACGGGCGGGGACGGCAGCGACGGCGGTGACGGCGGTGACGAAGCAGACGGCAGTGACGGCGGCGATGGAAGTGACGGTAGCGACGGCGACGACGGTGGTGATAGCAGCGACGGTGACGACGGGAGCGATAGCGACGACGGTAGTGACGGAAGCGACAGTGACGACGGGAGCGACAGCGAGGAGGAAGAAGCAGAGGAGGACCACGAGGAAGAGGAGGACGAAGAGGACGACGAAGACGATGACGACGACGAAGACGATGACGACGACGAAGACGATGACGACGATGACGACGATGACGACGAAGAAGACGAAGAAGACGATGACGACCACCCGGGGGAGGGCAAGGGCCACGAGAAGGGGAACGGCAAGGGCCACGAGAAGGGGAACGGTGAGGGCCACGACAAACACGGCGACCACGACGACGAGGAGTGGGAGGAAGCCAAGGAGGAGTGGAAAGAGGAAAAACGGGAGGTAGAAGAGGAGTTGGAGGAGGCCAAAGCGGAGTGGAAGGCAGAGAAGCGGGAGGGGGACGAGGACTGGAAGGAGGCCAAAGCAGAGTGGAAAGAGGAGAAGGAAGAGGCAAGAGCGGAGTTGAAGGAGCTGAAGCGGGAGTGGAAAGCGGCGACCGAAGACGACTAGCTCGAGGGCGAGTCGGCACCGACCACAGACGGCTGGCGGTCAGCCGACTGGTTCGAACTCCGCGCCGCGTCGCTGGCCGTCGCGGTGCTGTTCGAGGTAGTACGTCACGCCGGGCTGGTGTGCGGCGCCGACGACGAGGTGGACCGTGTCGGCGGTGCTGTGGTAGACCGCGTAGTCGGCCATGCGCTCGTTTCTCGCGTGAGTTAGCAGTTCCAGGGCCGGGTCGTGGCGGCGGAGCCACTCGCGTTCGAGTGGCTGGGGGAGGAACGCCCGCCGGTAGTAGTCCTGGAGGTCGCCGAGCTTCGTCGGGTCGTCGGCGGCCGCCCGGGACTTCGAGAACGACGCGAAGTCCATCCCCGTCGAGACGTCCTCGTGGCTCATGAGGAACGTCGACGCCACGTCACCGAGCGTCGCCTCGAAGGACTCGCCGTAGAGGTGGCGTCCGGAGTCGATGAGCGAGAAGACGGCGTCACGGAGCTCCGTGGTCAGCGAGTCGAGGTTCGTCGACAGCCCGGCGAACGGGACGTCCAGCGCGTCGTACACGGGTGGGTCGCTGTCGAGGGACGCGCAGCGCTCCATCGCCCAGGCGTAGTCGTCCATCTCGTAGACGTCGTCGAACGACGAGAAGTACATCGAGCGGACACCTTGCTCGACGTAGACGGCCGCACCCGCGTCGAGGAACCGGTCGACGTGCTGGCGGAGGAACCGGCCCTCGGCCCGCGTGTCTGCGTGCGTGATGCCGTGTACGCAGAACGTCTGTCCGTCGACACCGACGCGGTTGCCCGGTAGCTGGTCCGAACTCGCGTCGGCGAGCGCACGACCCTGGAGGTCGAACCACTCGCGTTTGGCCGCGAAGTAGGCGTCGTGGACCGACGCCGCGTCCGTCTCCGCGGCGAGGGCGGCGAGGCTCTCCGCGGACCGTATCGCCGCGAGGCGGGCTCGCTCTCCCGCGTTCAACCTCGAGCCGGAGCCGGCAACCATCACCGAAAGTTGCCGACGGTCGATAATAAATCGTGGCCCACCACGGAACTAACCTTATTGGCCGAGCCGCCGTTTTTCGCACCCGACCGGGCCGAGGCCCCCCGGCGAGCAACCATGAACTCGGAGCACTCTGACTCGACGGTCGGCGGACAGCACAGGTCCATCTGGCTGGAGACGAGCCCGGAGACCGCCTACGAGGCGCTGGACGGCGGAACGCGGGTCGACACGGTCGTCGTCGGGGGTGGCATCGTGGGCATCACGACGGCGACGAAACTCGCCGCCGCCGGCCAGACGGTCGCCGTCGTCGAGCGCGACCGGATTCTCGCCGGCGTCACCGGCCACACGACGGCGAAGCTCACGTCACAGCACGGCCTCGTCTACGACTACCTCCTCGAGACGTTCGGCGAGGAACGCGCCCGCCAGTACGCCCAGGCCAACCAGCACGCCATCGACGAGATCGAGTCGACCGTCGAGGGCCGCGGCATCGACTGTGACTTCGAGCGCGTCCCCGCCTGCACCTACGTCGAGTCCCGCGACCGCCGCCAGGCGGTCCGCGACGAGGTGGAGGCTGCCAGACGGCTCGGGCTCCCGGTGTCGTACACCGAGTCCACGGAGCTACCGTACGACGTGGCGGCCGCCGTCGAGTTCGATGAGCAGGCCCACTTCCACCCGCGGAACTACCTGCTCGAACTCGCCCGCGACCTCGTCGAGTCGGGGAGCTACGTCTTCGAGGAGACGCGAGCTCTCGACGTCGAACCCGGGAGTCCGTGTCGCGTCCCCACCGACCGCGGGGAGGTCGTCGCCGACGACGTGGTGGTCGCCACCAACTTCCCGTTCTTCGACGAGGGGCTGTACTTCGCTCGCCTGGAGCCCAAGCGCTCGTACGTGCTCGCCGCGCGCCTCGCCGACGACCCCCCGGAGGCCATCTACTACCGCCAGAGCGACCCCTACTTCTCCGTCCGCCCGCACCCCGCTGGCGACGAGTCGCTCGTGCTGTTCGGCGGGCAGAACCACAAGACCGGCCACGAGGACAGCGGCGTCGACCGCTACCGGAAGGTCGAACGGGAGGCGCGCAACCGCTTCGACGTCGAGTCCGTCGAGTACCGGTGGTCGACCCAGGACTACAAGTCGGTCGACAGGGTGCCGTTCGTCGGGAAACTCGCGCCGCACACGAAGCACGTCCACGTCGCGACTGGGTTCGGCGGGTGGGGGCTCACGAACGGGACCGCCGCGGGGGTCGTGCTCTCCGACCAGATTCTCGGCCGGGAGAACCCGTGGACGGACGTCTACAAGCCGACGCGGTTCAACGCCACCGCCTCGACCAGGGAGCTCCTCAAGCACAACACGGGCGCGATGAAGCACTTCTTCGGTGACCGCCTGAAACACCGCACCAGCGGCGTCCGGGTCGACGTCGACCGCGGCGAGGCGCGGATCGTCGACTCCGAGGACGGCCCCGTCGGCGTCTACCGCGACGAGCGCGGCGAGTTGCACACCGTCTCGGCCGTCTGCCCACACATGGGCTGTCACGTGGAGTGGAACGACGGCGAGGAGTCCTGGGACTGTCCCTGCCACGGCTCCCGCTTCGACTACGACGGACGCGTCGTCCACACGCCGGCGATCGAGGACCTGCGCACGTACGGCGAGCAGGAACTGGCGTCAATCGGCGTGGGAGTCACCGGAGAGCAGTCCGCCGAGGGCGACGACTGACGGTCTCGCGGGCGCACCGACTCGACGGCCCGTGCTCTCCGGGTCGCTCGGCTGAAGAAAAACGAGTGGTCGTCGGGCGCCGTCTCGGCGTTCAGTCGGCGGCCGACTCCATGACGCGCCCGTAGTCGAAGTCGTCGACGTGCGAGGACAGCTTCTCGAGGGCCGCCTGTTCCTCCTCGAGGTTCTCGTGGAGCAGGTCGCCCGCCTCGTCCATGCCCAGACGGTCGGCGAGCAGCGCCATGTTGCCGTAGGCGGCGATCTCGTAGTGCTCGGTCTTCTGGGCCGCCACGAGGTTGTGGAGGTCCAGTACCTCCTGTGCCGGGTCCTCCTCGACGAAGTCCTCGTGCTCCTCGAGGAGCCCCTCGATGCCCTCGCACTCCTCGGTCTCCGGTTCCACGCCGACCATCTCGAACACCTGTTCGAGGCGGTCGATGTGGCCCTCGGTCTCCTCGCGGTGTTCGCGGAACGCGTCGGCGATCTGGTCGTCGTCGGTCTGCTCGGCCAGTTCGTCGAGCGCGTCGAGGAGCTCCGTCTCGGCGTAGTAGATGTCTTCGAGGTCGTGCACGAACAGCTCTCGGAGGTTGGATACGGTCATGGTAACTCGGGCGTAGCTACTGCCGGCAGTTCGATAAGGGGCCAGCCTGCAGATGCAGGGCGAGTAAACACCCGCAGGCGCGGTCACTCGCCCTTCCACTTGCCGGGCTCCACGTCGCTGACCTCGCCTTTGGCCTGACGACTGCCCGGCCACATCGCGACGGCGGCGACGGCGACGTAGAAGGCGACGAGAGCCCCAGCGACGACGGTGCCAGGGACGCCCGGTAACTCCGCCGCTTCAGTCCACTGCGTCTCGGGCGTGAACAGCGTCACTTTCGCCGTCCACGCGACGCCGAGCACGACGAACAGCAGCCCGTAGATGCGGCGGACTCGACGGCCGAGCGCCTCGCCGGTGGTCACCTTGAACGTGGGGTTGCGGAGGTCGTCGCTCAACTCCTCGCGCCACCGCAGGTGTTCGACGCCGGACGGCTCCAGGGCGTTCGCGTAGACGTTCTCCTCGACGAAGCGCACCCGCGAGCGGTAGAGGTCGAAGAAGCGGTAGCGGCGGACCTCGTAGGAGAGGAAGACACAGAGGATGCCGACGCCCACCAGGAGCAGGAACGCGGGCATGTCGGGGCTGGAGAAGACGACCGACAGCAGCGCGGCGATGAGCGTGATCGCCCAGTTCGTCGTCTGGTCGATGCGGTTCTGGCTGTTTTCCGCCTGGTTGACCGCTCCACGGTAGAAGTCCGAGATGAGCGAGAGCAGGGCGTCCGACTCGGTGGCGACGTCGGCGGCGACCTCCTGGTCGTCCTCGTGGAGCGGGCTGTCGGCGTGGTCGTCCCTGGACATACCAGTACGTTCGCCCGCGAGGGCCAAAGGTTCACAGCCGCGACCACCGGGACGACCGCGGGCTACGACGAGCGCTCGCTCCGCGACGTGACGACGTCGACACCGTGACTGTAGTAGTGGACGGGCTCGGTGTCCGGGTGGTCAAAGCCGTTCGCCTCGAACAGCGAGTTCTCCGTGATCGAGACGTCGGCGTCGGACAGCGGCCAGCGGTCGTGGGAGACGTTGGTGTGTCGCAGCGTCCCGTCGGGCGACCGGGTGTAGAGCCGGCGGCGCTCGACGAGGAACTCGGCGAGCGAGCCGGGGGGTGCGGTGTCCGCGTCGCCCGTCGGCCCGTAGGTGGCCGCGAAGCGTGCCGGTCGGTCACCGGGCTGGCGCCGGCGACTCGTGACGTGCACGCGGTCGCCGGGCCGCCGGAAGCGGACGCGGGCGTAGTAGTACGGGAGGTAGTGGGTGACTCGTGCACCGAGGACGGTCAGCAGGCTCGCCGTGTCGAGACTGAAGAAGTAGACGCCCGGGTCGCCGTCGTAGGTGACGTACGTCCGCACGTTGACCTCGGGGACCGGGAAGCCCGCCATCGTGGGGAGGCCGCGGAGGCGCGTGTCCACGTTGAGCAGCGGGACGACGGACAGCCAGCCACTGCCGTCGTACTCGTCGACGGCGAGCGCGTCCGGGAGGCGAGCTGCGAGCCGGTCGCCGTCGACCGGCCAGTTCGCGAACAGCACGTGACGCCACCCGAACGAGAGCGTCAGGGCCATACGCCACGTACGGGACGAACGCCCTTAATGACCGCCGAGAACGAGTGTCCGGCACCGGCGAGCGCCGCGAGCGGACGGTGGCAGCGCGGAGTTACTGGCGTCCGGACGTAGTGCTGTCCTCGTCCGTGTCGGCGGCTTCGTCCATCTTCCGGGCCGCCTCCTCGGCTCCCTGCTCGATGCGGGAGGCGACCCCGGTGCCGCCCTCCTGGACGGTGTCGGCGGCCTCCTGGGACATCCGTTCGGTCCGGTGGGACAGCGTCTCGCCGCGCTTCTCGACGGTGTCGGCGGCCTGCTGGCTCGTTTCCTCGGTCTGCTCGGCGGTCCGCTCGGCGGCCCGCTGGACACGTTTCGTGACCTGGTCGACGCTCCCACTCATCGAACCCGAGCGACCCCACAGCAGGTAGGCTGCGACCGCGAGCGAACCGACGACGAACAACAGCGGGACGAGGCTCCGTCCCGAACTGCGCTTCGAGGCGGTGTCGTGGACCCCCTCCTCGTGTGCCTCCCAGACAGCGTCCTTCACGACCGCCCGGAGCTCCTCCTCCAGTGACGACCCTGTGCGCTCGTAGTCGTCTGTCATCGAGTGGCTGGCCATAGTAATCCAGACAGGGATACGCCCGCGAGGTGGAAAACTGTTCTCCCAAAGACGACTGAATCCCTAGTCGTCGGTCGGCGCCGTGCTGGTGACGTAGACCGACGGCCGCCGGAGGACGAACTCCTCGAGGAAGGCGACGACGACCGCCACTGCCTGCAGCGCGACGTACGGCCACAGGAGGAGCGGACCGACGTACTCGACCGGCGCGTGGCGTCGCCCGTCCCTGGCGTCGAGGACGAACAGCAGGTAGGTCGCCGCCACGGGCGCGACCACCACCCACCCCCACAGCAGCGCCGTCGCGACACCTGGGAACTGGCCGACGCCGGACACCCACGCGATCAGCGTCAGCGGCGCTGCCAGCGCCACGATCGGGAGTGCGACGACGGCCGCCAGCGTCGCTGCGAAGTCCACGCGGGCGCCCAGCGGGGGCGGCCCCGAGAGGAGCGACCGGTCGAGGTGTCGGCGCGCGACCTGCATGCCGCCCCGTGCCCAGCGCTTGCGCTGGTTCCACCAGGCCGCCAGCGTCGCGGGGTTCGTCTCGCGGGTCACGACTCCCGGGTCGACCCGTATCTCCCTGCCGGCCCGCCGGATGCGGTAGGCCATTTCCACGTCCTCGAGGAGGATGGTCTCGTCGAACGGCCCGAGTTCGTCGAGCGCGGCCGCGCGGAAGAACGCCTGCCCGCCGGTGAACAGCGCGAACCCGCCGACGAGGTCCCGGGCGTAGAACTCGGTGCGCTCGACGAGGCCGCGCTCGACGGTGGCACAGAGTGCCAGCAGGGAGTCACCGGGGTTCGTCCCGAAGCAGCGACCCTTCACACACCAGACGTCGTCGTCCGCGAACCACCGGACTGCACGGCGGAGCGCGCCGGGTTCGGGGCGCTGGTCGGCGTCGAGCACGGCGACGACGTCGCCCGTCACGCGGTCGACTGCGTGGTTGGTCGCAGCGGCTTTCCCGCCCGGGGGGCCGGGGCGCTCGACGGCGCGTACTCGTGGGTGCTCGTCAGCGAGACGGCGCGCGACTGCGCCGGTGCCGTCGGTCGAGGCCGCCTCGTAGCCGACGACGACCGTCAGGTCCTCCGCGGGGTACTCGAGGGCGAGACACGCTTCGACGGTCGCCGGGAGCACGTCGGCCTCGTTGTACGCGGTCAGGACGACACTCACCGCTGGCAGCTCCGAACCGGGGAGTGTCGCCGGTGGCTCTCGGCGGACGAACGCCAGCAGCGTCGAGATGGCGGCGCGGGTCGAGAGGGCGACGCCAACCACGAGCACGACCGACGCGCCGACGCAAGCGTACCAGGGGAACACGACTCCGGGAGCGACGAACGCGAGCGAGAGGAGGACGGCGATCGCGACGGCGACCGCGTCCCCGGACCCCGACCCGTCCGGCGTGGACACCTCCATCGTGGGGTCACAGTCTGGGACCAGCCGGAAAGTTACGGGGCCGATTCCGGAGGCGGCCGGACCGAACCGGCCTCTCGCCGTCGTGTACCCCGCAGTAGGGTGCCGACAGCGACAGTCCGGTGGCGGACGAGCGACAGTCCCCGGATGGCGCTCCCGCGGCGAGTAACCACTCCCTGTCTCCCAGGTACTACGGGCCTACGGCGGCGCCGCCGAGAGGGCGCCGACTAGCCGCTGGTTTTCGACGAGTTACGCGCAGAACCCCGGATATAACAAAGTCGCTCGTGGCTCTCCGTCCGGACGGGATTGCAGATGAACAGCAACGACAGGGACGACACGGAGGAGTACAGGGGAGAGCGACGGATCACGACAGACCGAGAGGACATCCGCCGCTGGGCCGACGAGCGCGACGCCGCACTCGTCTCCCAGGCGGAGTCCGGGACAGCCGAACCCAGCTACCAGTTCGTACCGAGGTCCGACGCCGGGGAGGACCACCAGGAGCACGCGTGGGACGACTTCTTCGACTGGTTCGAGTCCGAGAGCCGCGCGTTCGTCTACACGGAGGACGAGGAGGGGGTGGGCCACTACGAGATCCTCGACCGGGACGAGGCCGCCGCCCGCGCCACGATCGCTGACGAGGATGCCGAGAAGCGGCTCCTCGAGGGCGAGACGGTGACCACGGAGGTCACCGAACGGACGGTCGTCGAGACGGAGGTCGTCGAGACCGACCAGCTAGAGAGCGAGATCGTCGACCGGGAACTGGTTGGCAGTCGCATCATGGAGGCCGAGCTGCTCGACTGGGAGGTCCTCGACACGGGCTCGGAGTTCGACCTCCGGGCGTCCGAGAGCATCGCGGGTCGCGAGCTGATGATGGCCGGGACCCCCGAGCACTTCGACTACAGCGACGTCGACCTCGCGACCCACCTCGACGGCCACCTCACCGCCGACATCGAGGAGGTGTGGCGAGTACGTCGGGTCGTCGAGGAGCAGGCGAACGTCGAGACCCGAGTCGTCGACACGGACATCGAGGAGCACGGCACCGTCGAGTCGGACACGGTCGAGACGCGGATCGATACCGCGGACGTCCAGCGGACCATCTTCGAGAGCGACGCGGTGAGCGTCGACTCGGAGGCGGCCCCCGACCAGCACGACCTGATACAGACCGAGCGGCTGGGCGACGAGCGCTTCGAGAGCGTGCTCATCGAGCGACGGGTGCTCGAGGACGAGATCCGGCGACGGAAGCGCTTCCGCTTCGAGAGCGTCGGCAGCGAGGTCCTCGACACGGAGACCGTCG contains:
- a CDS encoding polymer-forming cytoskeletal protein, whose product is MGDTIRGERISIDGAGSYDEVDCETFNVNGTGKVSGDLYATTVDVDGTAKVGGRVDAVDLDVDGTAKVDGDVRGETVEVDGTAKFATNLSADHLAVDGTAKVGGNLDGHEVEADGTLKVSGSLVAADAQIDGTVKVGGVTDATTLAIDGTGTFGDVNADECSVAGSVRADSVSARTVDVTVEGRSTVGSVRATEVSVRPGDGSRSLASKLLGGDGERVFEVDTVEAESVELDATRAGTVVGDVVTLGPDAEVDVVYTDDLDAADATVGDVRPREEY
- a CDS encoding translation initiation factor eIF-1A, whose translation is MSEESGRRNLRMPNGDELFAVVTEHNGGNHVRVQCEDGENRMGRIPGRMKYRTWISEGDVVLVEPWDWQDEKANIEWRYSEQDADQLRDEGHIN
- a CDS encoding FAD-dependent oxidoreductase, producing MNSEHSDSTVGGQHRSIWLETSPETAYEALDGGTRVDTVVVGGGIVGITTATKLAAAGQTVAVVERDRILAGVTGHTTAKLTSQHGLVYDYLLETFGEERARQYAQANQHAIDEIESTVEGRGIDCDFERVPACTYVESRDRRQAVRDEVEAARRLGLPVSYTESTELPYDVAAAVEFDEQAHFHPRNYLLELARDLVESGSYVFEETRALDVEPGSPCRVPTDRGEVVADDVVVATNFPFFDEGLYFARLEPKRSYVLAARLADDPPEAIYYRQSDPYFSVRPHPAGDESLVLFGGQNHKTGHEDSGVDRYRKVEREARNRFDVESVEYRWSTQDYKSVDRVPFVGKLAPHTKHVHVATGFGGWGLTNGTAAGVVLSDQILGRENPWTDVYKPTRFNATASTRELLKHNTGAMKHFFGDRLKHRTSGVRVDVDRGEARIVDSEDGPVGVYRDERGELHTVSAVCPHMGCHVEWNDGEESWDCPCHGSRFDYDGRVVHTPAIEDLRTYGEQELASIGVGVTGEQSAEGDD
- a CDS encoding ferritin-like domain-containing protein translates to MTVSNLRELFVHDLEDIYYAETELLDALDELAEQTDDDQIADAFREHREETEGHIDRLEQVFEMVGVEPETEECEGIEGLLEEHEDFVEEDPAQEVLDLHNLVAAQKTEHYEIAAYGNMALLADRLGMDEAGDLLHENLEEEQAALEKLSSHVDDFDYGRVMESAAD
- a CDS encoding DUF2270 domain-containing protein; the protein is MSRDDHADSPLHEDDQEVAADVATESDALLSLISDFYRGAVNQAENSQNRIDQTTNWAITLIAALLSVVFSSPDMPAFLLLVGVGILCVFLSYEVRRYRFFDLYRSRVRFVEENVYANALEPSGVEHLRWREELSDDLRNPTFKVTTGEALGRRVRRIYGLLFVVLGVAWTAKVTLFTPETQWTEAAELPGVPGTVVAGALVAFYVAVAAVAMWPGSRQAKGEVSDVEPGKWKGE
- a CDS encoding YqjF family protein: MALTLSFGWRHVLFANWPVDGDRLAARLPDALAVDEYDGSGWLSVVPLLNVDTRLRGLPTMAGFPVPEVNVRTYVTYDGDPGVYFFSLDTASLLTVLGARVTHYLPYYYARVRFRRPGDRVHVTSRRRQPGDRPARFAATYGPTGDADTAPPGSLAEFLVERRRLYTRSPDGTLRHTNVSHDRWPLSDADVSITENSLFEANGFDHPDTEPVHYYSHGVDVVTSRSERSS
- a CDS encoding glycosyltransferase; this translates as MEVSTPDGSGSGDAVAVAIAVLLSLAFVAPGVVFPWYACVGASVVLVVGVALSTRAAISTLLAFVRREPPATLPGSELPAVSVVLTAYNEADVLPATVEACLALEYPAEDLTVVVGYEAASTDGTGAVARRLADEHPRVRAVERPGPPGGKAAATNHAVDRVTGDVVAVLDADQRPEPGALRRAVRWFADDDVWCVKGRCFGTNPGDSLLALCATVERGLVERTEFYARDLVGGFALFTGGQAFFRAAALDELGPFDETILLEDVEMAYRIRRAGREIRVDPGVVTRETNPATLAAWWNQRKRWARGGMQVARRHLDRSLLSGPPPLGARVDFAATLAAVVALPIVALAAPLTLIAWVSGVGQFPGVATALLWGWVVVAPVAATYLLFVLDARDGRRHAPVEYVGPLLLWPYVALQAVAVVVAFLEEFVLRRPSVYVTSTAPTDD